In the Chroococcidiopsis sp. SAG 2025 genome, one interval contains:
- a CDS encoding class I SAM-dependent methyltransferase: protein MTNNKLLRILEPEVMDSWEEAVEYDAMDFVEVNTAFAQTASELCRLDTAKVLDAGTGTARIPIILSQIHPHWQIWGIDLAENMLKLGFQNVKAAGLQDRIILEIVDARRLPYPDDYFDLVISNSLVHHLPNPLPFLQELKRVLQPKGAICIRDLIRPSDAATIDLLVEGIGTEYSDRQKDLFRDSLHAAFTIDEVEQLVTQAEIPGVRIYQSSDRHWTVERSWRH, encoded by the coding sequence ATGACCAATAACAAATTACTAAGAATTCTAGAACCGGAAGTGATGGACTCTTGGGAGGAAGCAGTTGAATATGATGCGATGGATTTCGTAGAAGTCAACACTGCTTTTGCTCAAACCGCAAGTGAGTTATGTCGGTTGGACACAGCTAAAGTTCTCGATGCGGGGACTGGTACAGCTCGAATTCCAATTATTCTCAGTCAAATACATCCTCATTGGCAAATATGGGGAATTGACTTGGCAGAAAATATGTTGAAATTAGGTTTTCAGAACGTCAAAGCCGCAGGCTTGCAAGATCGAATCATTTTAGAAATAGTAGACGCTAGGCGCTTACCTTATCCTGACGATTATTTCGATCTAGTCATTTCTAATAGTCTCGTTCATCACTTACCGAATCCCTTACCTTTTTTGCAAGAACTCAAACGAGTATTACAACCCAAAGGAGCCATTTGTATTAGAGATTTAATTCGTCCAAGTGATGCGGCGACTATAGATCTGTTAGTTGAAGGAATTGGTACGGAATACAGCGATCGCCAGAAAGATTTATTTCGCGATTCGCTGCACGCAGCTTTTACAATTGATGAGGTCGAACAACTCGTCACTCAAGCCGAAATTCCGGGTGTGAGGATTTATCAATCGAGCGATCGCCATTGGACTGTAGAGAGGAGCTGGAGACATTAA
- a CDS encoding IS701 family transposase, protein MKDQVPAAMPQCFENWCRRFDDVFSRQKQRQEFRVYLGGLLGESQRKNLSQLVTNTVDGSYNSLRHFLNNAPWDEVKLNNRRLEVMHQCRQTTPSQGFTLIVDDSGHRKSGAATDGVGRQYIGEIGKTDNGIVLLTTYLYDGVRRLPLDVALYQHASLFEQGKADPNFQKKPDLALDLVDQCLKRGYRPGVTVIDAGYGNNTPFLKQLESRNLTYVAAIAKNRQVTAQTSGDESARKQGLEAIAQTLAVEQFTPVQLNLEQPRTVWVALLPVHVPKLEGTRWLAIQLNASSFEQATEVDYFLTNASDNQVSAAWVAQTYSARNWVEVFYREAKGWLGLSEYQVRDALSMKRHWVLVFIAYTFILWHQLTGGFRRRWATKPLQTFAEALEAFRTAVEFRLVRWLNEHVDVFASHRAKFGYIWA, encoded by the coding sequence GTGAAAGATCAAGTACCAGCAGCGATGCCGCAGTGCTTTGAGAACTGGTGTCGTCGGTTTGATGATGTATTTTCGCGTCAGAAGCAGCGGCAGGAATTTCGTGTTTATCTAGGGGGACTGCTGGGTGAGAGTCAGCGCAAAAACCTGAGCCAACTGGTCACAAATACAGTAGATGGCTCCTACAACAGCCTCAGACATTTTCTCAACAATGCCCCTTGGGATGAAGTCAAGCTAAATAATCGGCGGTTGGAGGTGATGCACCAGTGTCGCCAGACGACCCCGAGTCAAGGTTTCACATTGATTGTAGATGATTCGGGACATCGCAAAAGTGGTGCGGCTACTGATGGGGTAGGACGGCAGTACATTGGGGAGATTGGCAAGACTGACAATGGTATTGTGCTGCTGACTACCTACTTGTATGATGGAGTGCGACGTCTGCCGTTAGATGTTGCACTCTATCAACACGCAAGTTTATTCGAGCAAGGCAAGGCAGACCCCAACTTCCAGAAAAAACCTGACCTGGCTCTAGACTTGGTTGACCAATGCTTGAAGCGCGGTTATCGACCGGGTGTGACTGTAATTGATGCAGGCTACGGTAATAACACGCCTTTTCTCAAGCAGTTGGAGTCGAGAAACCTAACTTACGTGGCAGCAATCGCCAAAAACCGCCAAGTTACTGCTCAAACATCAGGTGATGAGTCTGCTCGTAAGCAGGGATTAGAAGCTATTGCTCAAACCTTGGCAGTGGAGCAGTTCACACCTGTGCAACTCAATCTGGAGCAGCCCCGGACAGTTTGGGTGGCGCTGTTACCAGTTCACGTTCCGAAGCTCGAAGGCACTCGCTGGCTGGCGATTCAACTCAATGCCTCTAGTTTCGAGCAAGCGACGGAGGTGGATTACTTTCTCACCAATGCCTCTGACAACCAAGTCAGTGCGGCTTGGGTAGCTCAAACATATTCTGCTCGCAACTGGGTGGAGGTCTTCTATCGAGAAGCCAAGGGCTGGTTGGGTTTGAGTGAGTATCAAGTTCGGGATGCTCTGAGTATGAAGCGTCATTGGGTTTTAGTGTTCATCGCTTACACCTTCATCCTTTGGCATCAGTTGACCGGCGGATTCCGCAGACGTTGGGCAACCAAACCCTTACAAACCTTTGCCGAAGCATTGGAGGCATTCCGCACCGCAGTCGAGTTTCGTTTGGTCCGCTGGCTTAATGAGCATGTTGATGTATTTGCCTCTCACAGAGCTAAGTTCGGCTATATTTGGGCTTAG
- a CDS encoding quinone-dependent dihydroorotate dehydrogenase produces MDIYKSAIRPFLFDGIKADPEWMHDRVIRSLDWLDRNRARPGVKQILEQLQKSTGLQDTRLQQQLWGIDFPNPLGLAAGFDKDGVAAHIWSNFGFGFAEMGTVTFHPQPGNPRPRLFRLPQDFAVLNRMGFNNHGAAVMAQRLAENNNSPTFRPIPLGINLGKSKITPLEAAAADYLDSFRLLKAWGDYFVVNVSSPNTPGLRSLQDAAQLGLILDALQQENQGKKPILVKIAPDLEWEAIVDILDIAQTYQLAGIIATNTTIRRDGLKTQIIAKTGKSIVEEAGGISGLPVRDRSTEIIRFIYQQTQGQLPIIGVGGIFTAEDAWEKIIAGASLIQVYTSWIYEGIGIVNRILAGLLQKMAKHDLISISEARGSQLSVTSYQ; encoded by the coding sequence GTGGATATTTACAAATCTGCAATTAGACCCTTTCTATTTGATGGAATTAAAGCCGATCCTGAGTGGATGCACGATCGCGTCATTCGTTCTTTAGATTGGCTGGATCGAAATCGCGCTCGTCCTGGTGTGAAACAGATTTTAGAGCAACTGCAAAAATCTACAGGCTTGCAAGATACGCGACTGCAACAGCAACTTTGGGGAATCGATTTTCCTAATCCTTTGGGATTAGCTGCTGGATTTGATAAGGATGGGGTAGCGGCTCATATTTGGTCGAATTTTGGTTTTGGCTTTGCCGAAATGGGGACGGTGACATTTCATCCTCAACCAGGAAATCCGCGTCCGCGTCTATTTCGATTACCTCAAGACTTTGCCGTTCTCAATCGCATGGGTTTTAATAATCATGGCGCAGCGGTGATGGCGCAACGGTTAGCTGAGAACAATAATTCTCCTACTTTTAGACCAATACCTTTAGGCATTAATTTAGGAAAATCAAAAATTACTCCCTTAGAAGCAGCAGCAGCCGACTATCTCGACAGTTTTCGGTTGTTGAAAGCCTGGGGTGACTATTTTGTGGTGAACGTTTCATCTCCAAACACTCCAGGGTTGCGATCGCTCCAAGACGCGGCTCAGTTAGGCTTAATTTTAGATGCCTTACAACAGGAAAATCAGGGAAAAAAACCGATTTTAGTGAAAATTGCCCCCGATTTAGAGTGGGAAGCGATCGTCGATATTCTTGACATTGCCCAAACTTATCAATTGGCTGGAATTATTGCCACTAATACCACAATCCGCCGTGATGGATTAAAAACGCAGATAATTGCTAAAACTGGCAAATCAATTGTCGAAGAAGCTGGAGGAATCAGCGGTTTACCCGTACGCGATCGCTCTACAGAAATTATTCGGTTTATCTACCAACAAACTCAAGGACAGTTACCAATTATTGGTGTTGGAGGAATTTTTACGGCTGAAGATGCTTGGGAAAAAATTATCGCTGGTGCTAGCCTGATCCAGGTTTACACCAGCTGGATTTACGAAGGAATCGGTATAGTCAACCGTATCCTCGCGGGATTGTTGCAAAAAATGGCAAAACACGATTTGATCTCTATTTCCGAGGCTAGAGGAAGTCAGTTATCAGTGACCAGTTATCAGTGA
- the crcB gene encoding fluoride efflux transporter CrcB has product MTLWFVQRFGTSFPYGTFFINLTGCFAMGFFTTLALERAIAISSEVRLLVAVGFLGSYTTFSTYGLDTVALARNHQIATASLYWLGSALLGVVCVQLGATLAQLAIE; this is encoded by the coding sequence CTGACTTTATGGTTTGTGCAACGCTTCGGCACGAGTTTCCCCTACGGAACTTTTTTCATCAACCTCACAGGTTGTTTTGCGATGGGTTTTTTCACTACCCTTGCTTTAGAAAGGGCGATCGCAATTTCTTCAGAAGTTAGATTATTAGTTGCAGTAGGTTTTTTAGGTTCCTACACCACCTTTTCCACCTATGGCTTAGATACGGTAGCATTAGCAAGAAACCATCAAATTGCAACTGCTAGCCTCTATTGGTTAGGTAGCGCACTACTTGGGGTTGTCTGCGTACAGCTAGGAGCTACACTAGCGCAACTGGCGATCGAGTGA